A single Aspergillus chevalieri M1 DNA, chromosome 3, nearly complete sequence DNA region contains:
- a CDS encoding Zn(II)2Cys6 transcription factor (COG:S;~EggNog:ENOG410PWCS;~InterPro:IPR036864,IPR021858,IPR001138;~PFAM:PF00172;~go_function: GO:0000981 - DNA-binding transcription factor activity, RNA polymerase II-specific [Evidence IEA];~go_function: GO:0008270 - zinc ion binding [Evidence IEA];~go_process: GO:0006355 - regulation of transcription, DNA-templated [Evidence IEA]), whose translation MGRRGPACRRCRGRHLKCNGERPCARCKKSDIECDLSRVNVRFRSHKPRPKPDLTFSPSQEWVGTAGKGEFQYVDVSREYAQNDSSKSNARQTSISSKGARTTSSSSSQSGDAHDNGHSPIPEAGPVFSSPGPLFTPDSTGTVSPQSIRHCAVTPLSSIGYNHNFLEQSAYPHQRDKYPIGPLKGLPNSASNQAFVTNIEEACLMRHFVDDLAPWFDTSDRDHNFCYTVPERAMFCPVLRYAILTASAGHLTRSCSPYRNTKNVIVYDGIHLPDLRYDTAISYHDICISYLIQVSNNPSGDFNEDILTAATILRFFEQLDAPSAGTDTGTYLTAVQFIINTQRNQSFYAYRTIAGPPRDLSVHDIPAPSLGHSACLIALRQEIWSACLYQHPCRLPICPYEADIVFDDTASDFIWANRILIWCASLLNFCFRSKPMTHEERVQRWTKFKGFEEKWQTHKPCAFRPIYHEDPAPESGIFFPRIWHINSCQVMAEQHIELARILLAVSNPTISRIGLGASSANATLEAELRSVTRRLVGLGASNPKMPPALVTSAVGISMCGEYFTDPREQEALVDVLMSLEIEHAWPTEATIAALRIAWTSRAHN comes from the exons ATGGGTCGTCGCGGGCCAGCCTGTCGACGATGTAGGG GACGGCATCTCAAAT GCAATGGAGAGAGACCATGTGCCCGGTGCAAGAAGTCTGATATCGAATGCGATTTATCGAGGGTGAATGTCAGGTTCAGGTCGCACAAGCCTCGACCAAAGCCAGATTTGACCTTTTCGCCCAGCCAGGAGTGGGTTGGAACGGCTGGGAAGG GCGAGTTTCAGTACGTCGACGTGAGCCGGGAATATGCACAGAATGATTCAAGCAAGTCGAACGCGAGACAAACATCTATCTCAAGCAAAGGAGCGAGGACTACCTCCTCTTCGAGCTCTCAATCCGGAGACGCTCATGACAACGGCCACTCACCAATTCCCGAAGCGGGCCCTGTCTTCTCGAGCCCGGGGCCACTATTTACGCCCGATAGCACGGGAACGGTGTCGCCTCAGTCTATCAGGCATTGTGCAGTAACTCCACTTTCAAGTATCGGTTACAATCATAATTTTCTGGAACAGTCAGCATATCCTCACCAGCGAGACAAGTATCCCATAGGACCCCTGAAAGGACTTCCGAACTCCGCGTCAAATCAGGCCTTCGTGACAAATATAGAAGAAGCATGTTTGATGCGACACTTTGTCGATGACTTAGCTCCATGG TTCGACACTAGCGACCGAGATCACAATTTCTGCTACACGGTTCCTGAACGGGCAATGTTTTGTCCCGTCCTGCGCTATGCTATACTTACTGCATCGGCTGGCCATCTTACCCGATCATGCAGCCCATATCGGAACACAAAAAATGTGATCGTGTATGACGGCATCCATCTGCCTGACCTCCGGTATGATACTGCAATCTCCTACCATGATATCTGCATATCCTACTTGATTCAAGTGTCGAACAATCCAAGCGGAGATTTCAATGAGGATATTCTGACAGCTGCAACCATTTTACGATTCTTTGAACAGCTTGACG CCCCTTCCGCAGGAACCGACACCGGAACTTACCTAACTGCCGTCCAATTTATCATCAATACCCAGCGCAATCAGTCATTCTACGCCTACAGAACCATTGCCGGTCCACCTCGAGATCTCAGCGTCCACGACATTCCGGCTCCATCATTAGGCCACTCCGCATGTTTGATCGCCCTTCGACAGGAAATCTGGAGTGCATGTCTCTACCAACACCCCTGTCGTCTCCCCATATGTCCATATGAAGCGGATATCGTGTTTGACGATACAGCAAGTGACTTTATCTGGGCGAACCGCATACTTATTTGGTGCGCAAGCCTGCTCAATTTCTGTTTCCGTTCTAAGCCGATGACCCATGAGGAGAGAGTCCAGCGATGGACTAAATTTAAAGGCTTCGAAGAAAAATGGCAGACACACAAACCTTGTGCATTTCGACCCATTTACCATGAAGATCCAGCTCCCGAATCTGGTATATTCTTCCCGCGCATATGGCACATAAACTCCTGCCAAGTCATGGCTGAGCAGCATATCGAGCTCGCACGCATCCTCTTGGCAGTATCAAATCCCACAATCTCCAGGATTGGCCTGGGTGCATCATCTGCGAATGCGACATTAGAGGCAGAACTGCGATCTGTTACTAGAAGGCTGGTTGGATTGGGCGCTTCGAATCCGAAAATGCCACCGGCGCTAGTGACTTCTGCTGTGGGAATCTCAATGTGCGGGGAGTACTTCACGGATCCCAGGGAGCAGGAAGCATTGGTAGATGTCTTGATGAGCTTAGAGATTGAGCATGCATGGCCTACTGAGGCTACGATTGCGGCGTTGAGGATTGCTTGGACGTCGAGGGCGCATAATTAG
- a CDS encoding putative serine peptidase, family S28 (COG:O;~EggNog:ENOG410PG2D;~InterPro:IPR042269,IPR008758,IPR029058;~MEROPS:MER0093133;~PFAM:PF05577;~SECRETED:SignalP(1-22);~go_function: GO:0008236 - serine-type peptidase activity [Evidence IEA];~go_process: GO:0006508 - proteolysis [Evidence IEA]) produces the protein MRLDMLVTPALGLLGFTTTVSAFQRPLPLVRRSDVTDGGHKPEYASIPIDHNDTSVGTYKNRYWVNEEHYTAGGPVFVIASGESSGQGIADHLVFNSSGSFGHLLKEFHGMGLVWEHRYYGDSFPFPIQQDPAPEHMKYLTVSQALADLPHFAKTFSRNNLNNIDLTPKKTPWIMIGGSYSGMLAAFTRNEYPDTIFASFASSAPVQARIDMSAYFEPIYRGMVADGLEACTKDVHAAMEYIDEQLSNDETAASIKQLFLGPEAEKNSNGDFADALSYFYYGFQSIGVQDHPFGIKAWCTYLETDPDTNQTAGPEGMAPSRGGKYVAERLASWPNFVSLVNDADDEMNCKGIDETKPLSCDLGKPAVEPLLISWYWQYCTELGYYQTSNVGPHQLMPKYNDVEYQQEVCNRQFPTAVKSGQFPSKPQVDAVNAEHGGWTIRPSNVYWTEGEFDPWRTLSPFSTEDFAPEGVKYTTDIPKCGVHTTQDTLFGYILEGKEHVADVGIGGTVDSTTETSWNIFKAALHEWLPCFEGQKKGDPT, from the exons ATGCGCCTCGACATGCTTGTTACTCCTGCCTTGGGGCTTTTAGGTTTTACCACAACCGTTTCTGCATTTCAACGACCGTTGCCCTTGGTCCGACGTTCTGATGTTACAGATGGCGGCCATAAACCTGAATATGCCTCT attcccattgatcacaATGATACTTCTGTTGGCACCTACAAAAATCGCTACTGGGTGAACGAGGAGCACTATACTGCAGGAGGCCCGGTTTTTGTTATTGCTTCTGGAGAATCTTCCGGCCAGGGTATAGCAGACCATCTGGTATTCAATTCGTCGGGCTCGTTCGGTCATCTTCTGAAGGAGTTCCACGGCATGGGACTTGTATGGGAACATCG GTACTATGGAGACTCCTTTCCGTTTCCTATCCAGCAAGACCCTGCGCCAGAGCATATGAAATATCTTACCGTGAGCCAAGCTCTGGCCGATCTTCCTCATTTCGCAAAGACCTTTAGCAGGAATAATTTGAACAACATCGATTTGACCCCAAAAAAGACCCCGTGGATTATGATCGGTGGATCTTATTCTGGCATGCTTGCTGCATTTACTCGCAATGAATATCCGGACACGATCTTTGCTTCATTCGCATCTTCTGCACCGGTTCAGGCTCGTATCGACATGTCTGCGTACTTCGAACCGATCTACCGTGGAATGGTAGCCGACGGGCTGGAGGCTTGCACCAAGGACGTTCACGCTGCCATGGAATACATTGACGAGCAACTGTCGAATGATGAAACTGCCGCCTCTATCAAGCAACTATTCCTTGGCCCTGAGGCCGAAAAGAACAGCAATGGGGATTTCGCCGACGCGTTGAGTTACTTTTATTATGGATTCCAGAGCATCGGGGTTCAAGACCACCCGTTCGGTATTAAGGCTTGGTGCACGTACTTGGAAACGGACCCTGACACGAACCAGACGGCAGGTCCAGAAGGCATGGCACCATCTCGTGGCGGCAAGTATGTGGCTGAACGACTTGCCTCGTGGCCTAATTTCGTCTCACTAGTCAACGACGCCGATGATGAGATGAATTGCAAGGGCATCGACGAAACGAAACCTCTTTCCTGCGACCTGGGAAAGCCGGCGGTGGAGCCTCTCCTTATCAGCTGGTACTGGCAGTATTGCACCGAGCTTGGATATTATCAGACCAGCAATGTCGGTCCTCATCAGCTAATGCCCAAGTATAATGACGTGGAATATCAACAGGAAGTCTGCAACCGCCAATTCCCCACCGCTGTCAAGAGTGGCCAATTCCCATCCAAGCCACAGGTCGATGCTGTGAACGCGGAGCACGGCGGCTGGACCATCCGCCCATCGAATGTGTACTGGACTGAAGGGGAGTTTGACCCATGGCGGACTTTGAGTCCCTTTTCGACGGAGGACTTCGCGCCCGAGGGTGTAAAGTACACCACCGACATTCCCAAGTGCGGAGTACACACTACCCAGGACACACtatttggatatatcctaGAAGGTAAGGAGCATGTCGCCGATGTCGGTATTGGTGGAACAGTCGACAGCACCACCGAGACATCTTGGAACATTTTCAAGGCTGCCTTGCACGAGTGGCTCCCTTGTTTTGAAGGCCAGAAGAAGGGTGATCCTACTTGA
- a CDS encoding uncharacterized protein (COG:Q;~EggNog:ENOG410PW4I), with product MKDGVRFGNIHCHTQRCQQRYINLLASQSTAYQIGAYPTTANTLLGLIVFSGKFSPLSALTDLRHCYLSACGYYSKGIYDAHKQTQAPILRTGPNALSFGDVRAIHDIYGHGTRCTKDVNYSILGGSHMQLFDVVDKAHNSPK from the coding sequence ATGAAGGACGGTGTTCGTTTTGGAAACATACACTGTCACACACAGCGCTGCCAGCAAAGATATATAAATCTGCTTGCCTCTCAGTCGACTGCTTACCAAATCGGTGCTTATCCAACAACCGCGAACACATTGCTGGGCCTCATTGTATTCTCCGGTAAATTCTCCCCGCTATCCGCCCTCACTGACCTCCGCCACTGCTACCTAAGTGCGTGCGGGTATTACTCCAAGGGCATCTACGATGCACATAAGCAGACCCAAGCACCTATCCTCCGAACAGGCCCCAACGCCCTTTCCTTCGGCGACGTCCGGGCCATCCACGATATCTACGGCCACGGTACCAGATGCACAAAAGATGTGAACTACAGCATCCTAGGTGGCTCGCACATGCAGCTTTTCGACGTGGTGGATAAGGCACACAACTCCCCGAAGTAG
- the ALK2 gene encoding cytochrome P450 (COG:Q;~EggNog:ENOG410PGYE;~InterPro:IPR002402,IPR002974,IPR036396,IPR017972, IPR001128;~PFAM:PF00067;~TransMembrane:1 (o6-24i);~go_function: GO:0004497 - monooxygenase activity [Evidence IEA];~go_function: GO:0005506 - iron ion binding [Evidence IEA];~go_function: GO:0016705 - oxidoreductase activity, acting on paired donors, with incorporation or reduction of molecular oxygen [Evidence IEA];~go_function: GO:0016712 - oxidoreductase activity, acting on paired donors, with incorporation or reduction of molecular oxygen, reduced flavin or flavoprotein as one donor, and incorporation of one atom of oxygen [Evidence IEA];~go_function: GO:0020037 - heme binding [Evidence IEA];~go_process: GO:0055114 - oxidation-reduction process [Evidence IEA]) has protein sequence MLLSPVILLFAGTYAVFLVLRYLHSQYQHHRQAKSLNCEPAARGGAGFLGIPGFIRLTRAAKEKRWVDFIAEQYTTYGYTLAQRFLSRRLISTIEPENIKALLATQFGDFSLGTRHREFYPLLGDGIFTLDGAGWSHARGLLRPQFTRDQVADLELLDDHIRNLVSLIRENSGSFDIQRLFFLLTIDSATHFLFGESVGSMGSTSEKSSLLQKSSVGDAQGFAEAFGLAQDYLASRSRASDLYWMVNPKEFQEANKRVHEVVDHYVNLALKSQKEKPPGSRYIFAEALAAETSDPKVLRDNMLNILLAGRDTTASLLSSAFYYMARHPHVWNRLRREIVEQFGDASQPKAEITQVKLKDIPYLRYVLNETLRLQPPVPLNFRVANKDTTLPVGGGPSGKSPVYVRKGCIVAYSVYAMHRRTDFYGPDAHTFRPERWEENARRGWEYLPFNGGPRICLGQQYALTEASYTVVRLMQHFDTLENADPESGEEPVKQSNLTMSHDRGVWIRLFSK, from the exons ATGCTCCTCTCTCCCGTGATCCTCCTATTCGCGGGGACCTACGCGGTCTTCCTAGTCTTGCGCTACCTCCACAGCCAataccaacaccaccgacaAGCAAAATCCCTGAACTGCGAACCCGCGGCCCGCGGCGGCGCCGGCTTTCTCGGAATCCCCGGCTTTATCAGGCTGACCAGAGCAGCGAAGGAGAAACGATGGGTTGATTTCATCGCAGAGCAGTACACAACCTACGGATATACATTGGCCCAACGGTTTCTGTCGAGAAGGTTGATTTCGACTATCGAGCCGGAGAATATCAAGGCATTGCTGGCGACGCAGTTTGGGGATTTTAGTCTGGGGACTAGACATCGCGAGTTTTATCCGTTGCTTGGGGATGGCATTTTTACGTTAGATGGGGCTGGGTGGTCGCATGCGAGGGGGTTGCTGAGGCCGCAGTTTACCAGGGATCAG GTTGCCGACCTCGAACTCCTGGACGACCACATCCGTAACCTCGTCAGCCTGATCCGCGAGAACAGCGGCAGTTTCGACATCCAGcgtctcttcttcctcttgaCCATCGACTCCGCAACACACTTCCTCTTTGGCGAATCTGTTGGATCCATGGGCTCTACTTCCGAGAAGTCGAGTCTATTGCAAAAATCCTCCGTCGGCGATGCACAAGGTTTCGCAGAAGCATTTGGTCTGGCGCAGGACTATCTTGCTTCGAGATCGCGAGCATCAGACCTCTACTGGATGGTGAACCCGAAGGAATTCCAAGAAGCGAACAAGCGCGTACACGAGGTCGTCGACCACTATGTGAACCTTGCTCTGAAGTCGCAGAAAGAGAAACCGCCAGGAAGCAGGTATATTTTCGCTGAGGCACTTGCGGCTGAGACTTCAGATCCGAAAGTGTTGAGGGATAACATGCTTAATATCCTCCTTGCTGGTCGTGATACTACTGCTAGTCTGCTGAGTTCGGCATTTTACTACATGGCCCGTCATCCGCATGTCTGGAATCGACTTCGCCGTGAAATTGTCGAGCAATTTGGTGATGCTTCACAGCCCAAGGCTGAAATCACCCAGGTTAAGCTAAAGGATATCCCGTACTTGCGATACGTCCTGAACGAGA CCCTCCGTCTTCAACCCCCCGTCCCCCTCAACTTCCGCGTCGCAAACAAAGACACCACCCTCCCCGTCGGTGGCGGACCAAGCGGAAAATCCCCCGTCTACGTACGCAAAGGCTGCATCGTCGCATACAGCGTCTACGCCATGCATAGACGAACAGATTTCTACGGTCCCGACGCACATACGTTCCGACCAGAGCGCTGGGAAGAAAATGCTAGGCGGGGATGGGAGTATCTTCCGTTTAATGGGGGGCCGCGGATTTGTCTTGGTC AGCAATATGCGCTCACCGAGGCTAGTTACACAGTTGTCCGGTTGATGCAGCACTTCGACACGCTTGAGAATGCGGATCCGGAGTCTGGAGAGGAGCCGGTTAAGCAGTCGAATTTAACGATGTCGCACGACCGGGGGGTTTGGATTAGGTTGTTTTCGAAATGA
- a CDS encoding uncharacterized protein (COG:G;~EggNog:ENOG410QDHR;~InterPro:IPR020846,IPR011701,IPR036259;~PFAM:PF07690;~TransMembrane:8 (i21-39o68-85i92-111o117-140i152-175o187-207i294-316o322-343i);~go_function: GO:0022857 - transmembrane transporter activity [Evidence IEA];~go_process: GO:0055085 - transmembrane transport [Evidence IEA]), giving the protein MACIPNYKTLGADSHQRIRRIADLQVLPLLLIGFATYQLDRTNISSALTGGFAAAIDVDQSAINLGNQLMFLGVIVLEIPSNMILHSIGPRWWIGGQVLIFGIMAALQIFVQNRAGFLVTRMFLGLAEAGYIPGAMYTLSCWYTREELTKRIAVFFFGMFGGTAVSPLLGAALLMLDRKGGLSGWQWIFLVEGIWSMLVGIMLLAFLPEREQANTPAHNKAPGDEEKQPTDITIQEAPTPQTQHIPLKTVWETLTNIRKWPHFLGTACVFATWSPLTTYTPTIIMSLGYTRIQANALTAIGNFITLPVVLFFAWLSDRTKRRGLTVMLAITCYLIAVVLLRCLQAHVGKWGRFGLWTTVNGLAVGYHPIHNSWIQMNCKSSQERSINIAMCKKYPVPSQTVRV; this is encoded by the exons ATGGCTTGTATCCCCAATTACAAAACTCTGGGTGCCGATAGCCATCAACGAATTCGCAGAAT AGCGGATCTCCAGGTCCTCCCTCTTCTATTAATCGGATTTGCCACTTATCAATTGGACCGAACGAATATTTCAAGTGCGTTGACTGGCGGTTTCGCGGCTGCCATCGATGTGGACCAGAGCGCAATTAACCTCGGGAACCAGTTGATGTTCCTGGGTGTGATTGTCCTTGAAATACCTTCGAACATGATCTTGCACTCA ATTGGACCCCGCTGGTGGATTGGCGGGCAGGTCCTGATATTCGGCATCATGGCCGCGCTGCAGATTTTTGTCCAAAACAGAGCAGGATTTCTTGTTACGAGAATGTTTCTCGGGTTAGCAGAGGCCGGATATATTCCTGGTGCGATGTACACTTTATCATGCTGGTATACAAGAGAGGAGCTCACGAAGCGCATCGCGGTGTTCTTCTTTGGGATGTTCGGGGGTACTGCGGTTTCACCGCTATTAGGTGCCGCTTTGCTAATGCTGGACAGAAAGGGTGGATTATCAGGGTGGCAGTGGATTTTTCTAG TGGAAGGTATATGGTCGATGCTGGTAGGAATAATGCTACTGGCCTTTCTCCCAGAACGAGAACAAGCAAACACACCTGCCCATAACAAGGCCCCaggagatgaagaaaagCAGCCAACCGACATTACCATTCAAGAGGCCCCAACACCCCAAACCCAGCACATCCCCCTCAAAACCGTCTGGGAAACACTAACTAACATCCGAAAATGGCCACACTTCCTCGGCACAGCCTGCGTCTTCGCAACATGGAGCCCGCTCACAACCTACACGCCCACCATCATAATGTCCCTAGGCTACACGCGCATCCAAGCGAACGCGCTCACCGCAATCGGAAACTTCATTACCCTTCCCGTCGTTCTGTTCTTCGCGTGGCTGAGCGATAGAACAAAGCGTCGCGGGCTTACCGTGATGCTGGCTATCACGTGCTATCTGATCGCGGTGGTTCTTTTACGATGCCTTCAGGCGCATGTTGGGAAATGGGGGAGGTTTGGGCTGTGGACGACGGTGAACGGGTTGGCGGTGGGGTACCATCCGATTCATAATTCGTGGATTCAGATGAATTGTAAGAGTTCGCAGGAGAGGAGTATCAATATAGC AATGTGTAAGAAATACCCCGTCCCGTCTCAGACTGTTCGAGTATAA
- the rglA gene encoding putative rhamnogalacturonase B (CAZy:PL4;~COG:G;~EggNog:ENOG410PIYF;~InterPro:IPR008979,IPR013784,IPR014718,IPR011013, IPR015364,IPR016590,IPR029413,IPR029411;~PFAM:PF09284,PF14686,PF14683;~SECRETED:SignalP(1-20);~go_function: GO:0003824 - catalytic activity [Evidence IEA];~go_function: GO:0016837 - carbon-oxygen lyase activity, acting on polysaccharides [Evidence IEA];~go_function: GO:0030246 - carbohydrate binding [Evidence IEA];~go_process: GO:0005975 - carbohydrate metabolic process [Evidence IEA]) codes for MRSRFVGTALLPLCARVASAAFGITNNDDSYVVDAGSANPLKFTVDRGSCDITSINYYGSELQYSGKGSHIGSGLGSATVSATQSGEYIKVTCETDTLTQYFVVHNGDSVIHMATYITEEPSIGELRWIARLDPDLLPNEEPFGGVSTTGGGEAIEGSDVFLVNGETRSKFYSSERFIDDQRHCVSGDDRRVCMILNQYESSSGGPFHRDINSNNAGDSTNLYWYMNSGHVTTEDFRVGLHGPYSMYFSRSGTPSTDIDTSFFADLDIQGYVAEGDRGTVTGTASGADSSVDWVVHWYNDDAQYWTYTSSDGSFTSPAMKPGTYTMVYYQGEFKVTETVVTVSAGSSTSKDISGSVETGTTIFKIGEWDGQPTGFRNADNQLRMHPSDSRMSDWSAGTYIVDSSELTDFPMAIFDAVNSPVSIEFTATSSQTGAATLRIGTTLSFAGGRPQATINDYTGDAPSAPTNLNSRGVTRGAYRGYGEVYDVSIPEGTIVEGSNTINISVISGSSGDEFLSPNFIFDCVELFQ; via the exons ATGCGGTCCAGGTTTGTCGGCACGGCCTTACTCCCTCTCTGCGCGCGAGTCGCATCTGCGGCTTTTGGGATCACGAATAACGATGATTCCTATGTGGTCGACGCTGGCTCTGCCAATCCGTTGAAGTTCACAGTGGATCGTGGGAGCTGCGATATCACGTCGATCAATTACTACGGTTCCGAGCTTCAGTACTCCGGTAAAGGATCACACATTGGGTCTGGTCTTGGGAGTGCGACGGTGTCTGCTACCCAGAGTG GCGAATATATCAAGGTAACTTGTGAGACTGACACATTGACACAATACTTTGTGGTTCACAATGGCGACTCGGTTATCCATATGGCAACTTACATCACCGAAG AACCCTCAATTGGAGAACTGCGATGGATTGCTCGTCTTGACCCAGACCTCTTGCCCAACGAGGAGCCTTTTGGCGGTGTATCTACTACCGGCGGTGGAGAAGCCATTGAAGGCTCGGATGTG TTCCTGGTGAACGGGGAGACTCGAAGCAAGTTCTACTCCAGCGAGCGCTTCATCGATGACCAGAGACACTGCGTCTCCGGTGACGACCGCCGCGTCTGCATGATCCTGAACCAGTACGAGAGTTCATCTGGCGGTCCTTTCCATCG CGATATCAACTCCAACAACGCTGGTGACTCCACCAATCTCTACTGGTATATG AATTCCGGCCATGTCACGACCGAGGACTTCCGCGTGGGTCTTCATGGCCCGTACTCTATGTACTTCAGCCGTAGCGGAACCCCAAGCACCGACATTGATACCTCTTTCTTCGCGGACCTCGATATCCAAGGTTATGTTGCGGAGGGTGACAGAGGGACGGTCACCGGTACTGCGTCTGGGGCTGACTCCAGTGTGGATTGGGTTGTTCATTG GTACAACGACGACGCACAATACTGGACGTACACATCCTCCGATGGCAGTTTCACCTCTCCTGCCATGAAGCCCGGAACCTACACCATGGTATACTACCAAGGCGAGTTCAAGGTCACAGAGACCGTAGTGACTGTCAGCGCTGGTTCGAGCACATCGAAGGACATTTCTGGATCCGTCGAGACCGGAACCACCATTTTTAAGATCGGTGAATGGGATGGCCA ACCTACCGGCTTCCGCAACGCAGACAACCAACTCCGCATGCACCCCTCCGACTCGAGAATGTCCGACTGGAGCGCCGGCACCTACATCGTTGACAGCTCCGAACTAACTGACTTCCCTATGGCTATTTTCGACGCGGTAAACTCCCCCGTGTCGATTGAGTTTACGGCTACATCGTCGCAGACCGGCGCCGCGACTCTGCGCATTGGAACGACGCTTTCATTTGCGGGCGGCCGTCCTCAAGCTACG ATCAACGATTACACCGGAGACGCTCCCTCTGCTCCGACGAACCTCAACTCCCGGGGAGTTACCCGCGGCGCGTATCGCGGCTACGGGGAGGTGTATGATGTTTCGATCCCTGAGGGGACGATTGTTGAGGGTAGCAATACG ATCAACATCAGTGTTATCTCCGGAAGTTCCGGGGACGAGTTCCTCAGTCCTAACTTT ATCTTCGACTGCGTTGAGCTCTTCCAGTGA